A segment of the Aneurinibacillus sp. REN35 genome:
GATACGGAAGTGCTCCTGAAAGCGTATCATGCTTGGGGAGATAAATTTGTCACACGGCTAAATGGAATGTTTGCCTTCTGTATTCATGACCTAGAACGTGGACGCTTTCTGTTGGGCCGAGATCGGTTAGGCATTAAACCACTATACTATGCTGAGGATGGAGGCGTATTTTATTTTGCTTCCAATATGCAGGCACTAAAAGAAGCCGGAGCAATCCAACCGGAGCTTTCTTCTGAAGCGCTGCATTATTACCTGAGTTTCCATGCGGTAGTACCGGCTCCGCATACTATTTTTAAGAATGTGAAGAAGTTGGCTCCAGGAACACTAATGAGTATTACATCGGATGGGACAACAAATATCTCTTCGTATTGGGATGTACAATTCGAACGCAGAGAAACCCTTACTGAGGAAGAATGGATCGAACGGGTACTTTATGAATTGCGCGAGAGTGTGAAACGTCGAATGGTGAGTGACGTTCCAGTAGGAGCATTATTGAGCGGAGGACTCGATTCCAGCTTAATCGTTGCATTCATGGCTGAGTGCAATCCGCAATCTCTGCATACCTATTCAATCGGCTTCGAGGATGTCGGCACTGAAGAAGGAAATGAGTTCTACTACAGCGATATTATTGCAAAGGAATTCGGAACGAAGCATAAGAAAATTTTTATTGACTCACGACGTCTTCTGCCGAATATAGACAAAGCAATCGGTGCAATGGCTGAGCCAATGGTAAGCCATGATGCGGTAGCATTCTACCTCCTCTCTGAAGAAGTAAGCAAGGAAACAAAAGTCGTACTCAGCGGTCAAGGCGCTGATGAAGTCTTCGCCGGATATCACTGGTATCCCAAAGTTATGAACGGAACACGGGATGCAGTGACAGAATATAGAGAGGCTTTCTTTGACCGTACGCATGAAGAGGTAATGGATGTACTACAGTCCCCTTATCATGGCCCTGATGTTTCCGGCCGCTTCGTGGCTGAGCATTTTGCGGCACCAGGTGCTGCTGAACCGGTGGATAAGGCCCTACGCTTAGATACGCGCGTTATGCTGATTGATGACCCTGTTAAACGCGTAGATAATATGACGATGGCATGGGGATTAGAGGCACGTGTTCCGTTTCTCGATTACAAATTGATCGAGTTAGCTGCTTCCATTCCTCCCGAACTCAAAGTTGCAAGCGATGGCAAGCATATTTTAAAGAAAGCAGCCGAGCAAGTCATACCTCATGAAGTCATCTATCGCAAAAAAGGATATTTCCCTGTTCCTGCATTGAAATATCTTCGCGGAGAGTACCTTGATTTCGCACACGATATCCTTTCTACAGAAAAGGCAAAACAGCGGAATCTGTTCAACCCGGCCCATCTCGAAAAATTACTAAAAGCGCCGGAAGAGAACATGACTGTATTGGGTGGAAGTAAACTATGGCAGTTAACAGTGCTTGAACTATGGCTGCAAAAGATGGGGTGTTAATTATGCAATACCGAGGAGAGACTAAACGATTTCGCCTAGAACGCTTCACTTCCCCCTCACTGCATAGTTGGGGCGAAAACATTCCGGAGATAAAAAAAGAGGGAATGGAAGCGGAGGTGTCCGTTGACTTTGGTTGGGGTCATCTCATTTTTGGGCAGACTTTCGATGATCATGATAAGCTCATCGATCTCTTCCTCGAAGAAAAGACGGGCCGACGTGATTTAGCTATCTATGTACGGCATCATCATGTTCTGCTGTCAAAAGCGCCGAATCTTCTATTCGTCGATCCATCCATTACATTTCGTCTTTGGTTGCATAATTATCGGATGCCAAAACGGCGGCATGGCGGATTTAACATTCGTTTTATGATGGATCGGAAAGACGCAGAGCGTGTCAATGAAATTTATCGAAAAAGCGGTATGGTTGAAGCTGATCCTGAAATTATGATCAAAAATCAATATACCCAGACATTTAACTACTTTGTGGCAGAAGACCCGACAGACGGAGAAATCATCGGCACCATCACAAGTATTGATCATAAGGCTGCATTCAATGATCCAGATAATGGCGCAAGCTTTTGGGCTCTTGCCGTCGACCCAGAACGTCGTGCCAGAGGTGTGGGTCGAGCGCTCGTTCGAGCCGTAGCTGAATATTATTTGGCTAAGGGACGAAGTTATCTTGATCTATCCGTACTGCATAGCAATAAAAAGGCAATTGCTTTATACAAAGCGCTTAATTTTGAACAAATTCCTGTCTATGTAATTAAACGAAAAAACGACATTAATGAAGTGTATTATACAGGAGGGCCTCAACCTTGAACGTATATGCACAAATACTGATAGATGAAGCACG
Coding sequences within it:
- a CDS encoding N-acetylglutaminylglutamine amidotransferase, whose product is MCGICGIIRYDKNNVDDRLVQRMLPALETRGPDSFGVHTGKGFGFGHRRLSIIDLSENGHQPMIDDELKLSIVYNGEIYNFQSLRDELQQQGYSFRSTSDTEVLLKAYHAWGDKFVTRLNGMFAFCIHDLERGRFLLGRDRLGIKPLYYAEDGGVFYFASNMQALKEAGAIQPELSSEALHYYLSFHAVVPAPHTIFKNVKKLAPGTLMSITSDGTTNISSYWDVQFERRETLTEEEWIERVLYELRESVKRRMVSDVPVGALLSGGLDSSLIVAFMAECNPQSLHTYSIGFEDVGTEEGNEFYYSDIIAKEFGTKHKKIFIDSRRLLPNIDKAIGAMAEPMVSHDAVAFYLLSEEVSKETKVVLSGQGADEVFAGYHWYPKVMNGTRDAVTEYREAFFDRTHEEVMDVLQSPYHGPDVSGRFVAEHFAAPGAAEPVDKALRLDTRVMLIDDPVKRVDNMTMAWGLEARVPFLDYKLIELAASIPPELKVASDGKHILKKAAEQVIPHEVIYRKKGYFPVPALKYLRGEYLDFAHDILSTEKAKQRNLFNPAHLEKLLKAPEENMTVLGGSKLWQLTVLELWLQKMGC
- a CDS encoding GNAT family N-acetyltransferase, whose product is MQYRGETKRFRLERFTSPSLHSWGENIPEIKKEGMEAEVSVDFGWGHLIFGQTFDDHDKLIDLFLEEKTGRRDLAIYVRHHHVLLSKAPNLLFVDPSITFRLWLHNYRMPKRRHGGFNIRFMMDRKDAERVNEIYRKSGMVEADPEIMIKNQYTQTFNYFVAEDPTDGEIIGTITSIDHKAAFNDPDNGASFWALAVDPERRARGVGRALVRAVAEYYLAKGRSYLDLSVLHSNKKAIALYKALNFEQIPVYVIKRKNDINEVYYTGGPQP